A genomic stretch from Bordetella sp. N includes:
- a CDS encoding aminotransferase class V-fold PLP-dependent enzyme yields the protein MPDISIAPVTQATATLPAAPGAGAFPDAAAPLDGAAWRAHFPVAGDLAYLDHASLGPTPRLTAQAVAASLAEQGRRGSLAHPGLHEIADLARAEFAAHIGAAVDQVAHAANASAAVSLLAAGLPWQAGDEVVVPAIDFPSVVLPWMTLQTRGVQVRAVPCVDGRVEVDALLAACNDATRVVCVSWVQFSSGCRLDLARLGTACRKRGILLVVDGVQGVGALHIDVADLPIDALIVHAYKWLLAPQGVAWLYVGERLAERLTLSAAGPRSLTPRDSYFDHRFEPRAGAARFETGILGFHGIVGARASLALLRAAGAARVEAAVLRHAGHLARGLLEAGCDVQGGADRRDFQSGIVVFRHPRHDAAACRAALLRAGVVTAAREGHVRVAPHFYNTDAEIETLLRTLRDL from the coding sequence ATGCCAGATATCTCCATCGCACCTGTCACGCAAGCTACCGCCACCTTGCCCGCCGCCCCAGGCGCCGGGGCCTTCCCCGACGCGGCGGCCCCCCTCGATGGCGCGGCGTGGCGCGCGCATTTTCCCGTTGCCGGCGACCTGGCTTATCTGGACCATGCCAGCCTGGGCCCGACGCCCCGCCTCACCGCGCAGGCCGTCGCCGCCAGCCTGGCCGAGCAGGGCCGGCGCGGCTCTCTGGCTCATCCGGGCCTGCACGAGATCGCCGACCTGGCCCGGGCGGAGTTCGCCGCCCATATCGGCGCCGCGGTGGATCAGGTGGCGCACGCGGCCAATGCGTCGGCCGCCGTCAGCCTGCTGGCGGCGGGTCTGCCGTGGCAGGCCGGCGATGAAGTCGTCGTGCCGGCCATCGACTTTCCGTCGGTCGTCCTGCCCTGGATGACCCTGCAGACGCGTGGCGTGCAGGTGCGCGCCGTGCCTTGCGTCGATGGCCGTGTCGAGGTCGATGCCTTGCTGGCCGCCTGCAATGACGCGACCCGCGTGGTCTGCGTGTCCTGGGTTCAATTCAGCAGCGGCTGCCGCCTGGACCTGGCGCGCCTGGGCACGGCCTGCCGCAAGCGCGGCATCCTGCTGGTGGTGGATGGCGTGCAGGGCGTGGGCGCTTTGCACATCGATGTGGCCGACCTGCCCATCGATGCCCTGATCGTTCATGCGTACAAGTGGCTGCTGGCGCCGCAGGGCGTGGCCTGGCTCTACGTGGGCGAGCGCCTGGCCGAGCGGCTCACCTTGTCCGCGGCGGGGCCGCGCAGCCTGACGCCGCGTGATTCCTATTTCGATCACCGCTTCGAACCGCGCGCGGGCGCGGCCCGTTTCGAAACGGGCATCCTCGGTTTTCATGGCATCGTGGGTGCCCGCGCCAGCCTGGCCTTGCTGCGGGCGGCGGGAGCCGCGCGCGTGGAGGCCGCGGTGCTGCGGCACGCCGGCCATTTGGCGCGGGGTCTGCTGGAAGCCGGTTGCGATGTGCAAGGCGGGGCGGATCGGCGCGATTTCCAATCCGGCATCGTCGTGTTCCGCCATCCCCGCCATGATGCCGCGGCGTGCCGGGCCGCGCTGCTGCGCGCCGGCGTCGTCACCGCCGCGCGCGAGGGCCACGTGCGGGTCGCGCCGCACTTCTACAATACGGACGCCGAGATCGAAACCCTGCTGCGCACGCTGCGCGACCTGTAG
- a CDS encoding FUSC family protein yields MASNSSSSPPAPRRLFALPAFIDGPALGFAIRTTVASLLAFYLALQMQMDNPKWAAMTVWIVAQGSRGMSISKGRYRAIGTLAGALVAVALVGTLAQAPWLFLGLLAIWLGICTALATGLRNFSSYGAVLAGYTAVIIAMDSVAHPEEVFDIAVARVCYILLGVVVEAVLAAVWEPDRGLADIRRRLDDYLRKAAELTRRMMNGEAPGNAPHRLFVAGLDMDTAVQFAAAGSLEVRRRLGHVRAATVATMAQLVAAHALAEDERGASQDTVPPALRTLVGDIAAQPAGHAAAAREQARLASATLAEKMVAWNGGKDWRGALAADKRLALLRAVALATEQREAVWQARPAPPRERYATHLDSVAAVRNGIRAAAALMLAAAFWIASAWPSGPGFVTITGVVCALFSTRPNPVAGGIGFLRGTALAAVVAILWVLLVMPVAHGYASFALPLSIVLVGAGLAMRKPATAAIGASFSIFLWDLLSPGNGTYGNVPGQLNGSMTLLVGIGCGVLAFTLLFPTDRRATLARLHAAIRADLAAVGRTRRVPSAAQLHSRTADRIRQQMAQGVQVAPATMARDLDGILGALAIGDAVIRLRQAEGGHDAHRAHGGHGTARATTLTARERDALLRRLRRAQFGGVARVATRLADRLALRLPALPPLPQGGATPAVEMKKAALDAAGARMAQLRTILLLREIAATITAHQDFLEDRDQLTE; encoded by the coding sequence ATGGCCAGTAACAGCTCCAGCTCGCCGCCCGCCCCGCGCCGTCTCTTTGCCCTGCCCGCCTTCATCGACGGTCCGGCGCTGGGCTTTGCCATCCGCACCACGGTGGCGTCCTTGCTGGCGTTCTATCTGGCGCTGCAGATGCAGATGGACAACCCCAAATGGGCTGCCATGACCGTCTGGATCGTGGCCCAGGGCTCGCGCGGCATGAGTATTTCCAAGGGGCGCTATCGGGCCATCGGCACCCTGGCCGGCGCGCTGGTGGCGGTGGCGCTGGTGGGCACGCTGGCGCAAGCGCCATGGCTGTTCCTCGGCTTGCTGGCGATCTGGCTGGGCATCTGCACGGCACTGGCCACGGGACTGCGCAATTTCAGTTCTTATGGCGCCGTGCTGGCCGGCTACACCGCGGTGATCATCGCCATGGACAGCGTGGCGCATCCCGAAGAGGTCTTCGATATCGCCGTCGCGCGCGTCTGCTACATCCTGTTGGGAGTGGTGGTGGAGGCCGTGCTGGCCGCGGTGTGGGAGCCGGATCGCGGCCTGGCCGACATCCGCCGCCGGCTCGATGACTATCTGCGCAAGGCCGCGGAGCTGACCCGCCGCATGATGAATGGCGAAGCGCCGGGCAACGCGCCGCATCGACTGTTCGTGGCGGGGCTGGACATGGATACGGCGGTGCAGTTCGCCGCGGCCGGCTCCCTGGAAGTGCGGCGGCGCCTGGGCCACGTGCGTGCGGCCACGGTGGCGACCATGGCGCAGCTGGTCGCCGCCCATGCACTGGCCGAGGACGAGCGCGGCGCCAGCCAGGACACCGTGCCGCCGGCATTGCGGACACTGGTCGGCGATATCGCCGCGCAACCGGCGGGGCACGCGGCGGCGGCGCGCGAGCAGGCGCGCCTGGCCAGCGCCACGCTGGCGGAGAAGATGGTGGCGTGGAACGGCGGCAAGGACTGGCGCGGCGCGCTGGCCGCCGACAAGCGCCTGGCCTTGCTGCGCGCGGTGGCGCTGGCCACCGAGCAGCGCGAGGCCGTCTGGCAGGCCCGACCCGCCCCACCGCGCGAACGCTATGCCACGCACCTGGACAGCGTTGCCGCCGTGCGCAACGGCATCCGCGCGGCAGCGGCGTTGATGCTCGCCGCCGCTTTCTGGATCGCGTCGGCGTGGCCGTCGGGGCCGGGCTTCGTCACCATCACCGGCGTGGTCTGCGCCCTGTTCTCGACCCGGCCCAATCCGGTCGCCGGGGGCATCGGTTTCCTGCGCGGCACGGCCCTGGCGGCCGTGGTGGCGATCCTGTGGGTCTTGCTGGTGATGCCCGTGGCGCACGGCTATGCCAGCTTCGCCCTGCCCCTGTCCATCGTGTTGGTCGGGGCCGGCCTGGCGATGCGCAAGCCCGCGACGGCGGCCATCGGCGCATCGTTTTCGATCTTCCTGTGGGACCTGCTGTCGCCGGGCAACGGCACCTACGGCAATGTCCCTGGACAGCTGAATGGTTCGATGACGCTGCTGGTGGGCATAGGCTGCGGCGTGCTGGCTTTCACCCTGCTGTTTCCCACCGACCGCCGGGCCACGCTGGCGCGCCTGCATGCCGCCATCCGCGCCGACCTGGCCGCTGTGGGACGGACCCGCCGCGTGCCCTCGGCCGCGCAGCTGCATAGTCGCACCGCCGATCGTATCCGCCAGCAGATGGCACAAGGGGTTCAGGTCGCGCCCGCCACGATGGCGCGTGACCTGGACGGCATCCTGGGGGCCCTGGCTATCGGTGATGCGGTGATTCGCCTGCGCCAGGCAGAAGGCGGACATGACGCGCACCGGGCCCATGGCGGGCACGGTACGGCGCGGGCAACTACGCTGACCGCGCGCGAGCGCGATGCGCTGCTGCGCCGTCTGCGCCGGGCCCAGTTCGGCGGAGTCGCTCGCGTGGCGACCCGGCTGGCCGACCGCCTGGCCCTGCGGCTGCCAGCCTTGCCGCCTTTGCCGCAAGGCGGCGCCACGCCAGCCGTGGAAATGAAAAAGGCCGCGTTGGACGCGGCCGGTGCGCGGATGGCGCAGTTACGCACGATACTGCTGTTGCGCGAAATCGCCGCCACCATCACGGCGCACCAGGATTTCCTGGAGGACAGGGATCAGCTGACCGAGTAA
- a CDS encoding 2Fe-2S iron-sulfur cluster-binding protein codes for MASPAFTTQDHPPPAPPEDGSHAVVLLTSGWSYPARADETLLQAGLRAGIRLASSCRNGTCRACICHLDAGEIAYIVERPGLSRDEIDEGWILPCVAQARGDVTLAGDSAERVTSTASRPLPLGPRR; via the coding sequence ATGGCTTCTCCCGCGTTCACGACTCAGGACCACCCGCCCCCCGCTCCGCCGGAAGACGGCAGCCATGCGGTCGTGTTGCTGACCAGCGGCTGGTCCTATCCGGCACGGGCGGACGAAACGCTGTTGCAGGCAGGCTTGCGCGCCGGCATCCGTCTGGCCAGCTCCTGCCGCAACGGCACGTGCCGCGCGTGCATATGCCATCTGGACGCCGGCGAAATCGCCTACATCGTGGAGCGCCCCGGCTTGAGCCGCGATGAAATCGACGAAGGCTGGATCCTGCCCTGCGTGGCGCAAGCCCGCGGCGATGTCACGCTGGCGGGGGACAGCGCCGAACGGGTGACCAGCACGGCATCCCGGCCCCTGCCCCTTGGCCCGCGGCGCTGA
- a CDS encoding ATP-binding protein: MSDRPEENALVPGPPPISFEAQELDDETRTEDRRGELGRLPQDILFQQRKLDALSHLTGGLAHDFNNILQGLLGSLQLAQRRLAIGEADKAGRLIDASMAAGRRAAGLTHRLLAFAQRQSLDPKPVDVAALLRSKETALREALGGNIALHMEVAPDLAPTLCDPRQLESALLGLAANARDAMSEGGALSLSLTGVVLAGEAAAAENVPPGTYTCLTVTDNGSGMTPDVCERAFDPFFTTKPMGQGTGLGLSMIYGYVKQSDGSISLQSRAGEGTRLRILLPEVVDLPQPIQTEGHLVTAGANPLVLVVDDDDMVRDLVTQVLSDAGYRTIAVGDAAAAMTVLRGGVMPDLLLTDVGLPGLNGRQLADAARELQPSQKVLFVTGYAANAVVGGGEFLEPGMSILMKPFEVGELTAKVAEMLESRH; the protein is encoded by the coding sequence ATGTCTGATCGTCCCGAAGAAAATGCGCTGGTACCGGGGCCACCCCCGATCTCTTTCGAAGCCCAGGAGCTCGATGACGAGACGCGCACCGAGGATCGTCGCGGAGAACTCGGGCGGCTGCCCCAGGACATCCTGTTCCAGCAACGCAAGCTGGACGCGCTGAGCCATCTTACCGGCGGCCTGGCCCACGACTTCAACAACATCCTGCAAGGCCTGCTCGGCTCCTTGCAGCTCGCGCAACGGCGGCTGGCGATAGGCGAGGCGGACAAGGCCGGCCGCCTGATCGACGCCAGCATGGCCGCCGGCCGGCGCGCGGCGGGACTGACGCACCGCCTGCTGGCCTTTGCCCAGCGCCAATCGCTCGACCCCAAGCCTGTCGATGTCGCGGCCCTGCTGCGCTCGAAGGAGACCGCCTTGCGCGAAGCGCTGGGCGGGAATATCGCCTTGCACATGGAGGTGGCGCCCGACCTGGCGCCCACCCTGTGCGATCCGCGCCAGCTGGAAAGCGCCTTGCTGGGCCTGGCCGCCAATGCGCGCGATGCCATGAGTGAAGGCGGCGCGCTGTCCTTGTCCCTGACGGGCGTGGTCCTGGCCGGCGAGGCTGCCGCCGCGGAAAACGTGCCGCCCGGCACCTACACCTGTCTGACGGTCACCGACAACGGCAGCGGCATGACGCCGGATGTGTGCGAACGCGCCTTCGATCCCTTTTTCACGACCAAGCCCATGGGCCAGGGCACGGGCCTGGGATTGTCCATGATCTATGGCTACGTCAAGCAGTCCGACGGCAGTATCTCCCTGCAGAGCCGCGCGGGCGAGGGCACCCGCTTGCGCATCCTGCTGCCCGAGGTGGTGGATCTGCCCCAGCCCATCCAGACGGAAGGGCATCTCGTCACCGCGGGCGCCAATCCGCTGGTGCTGGTGGTCGACGATGACGACATGGTGCGGGACCTGGTCACCCAGGTGCTGTCCGATGCCGGCTACCGCACCATCGCGGTGGGCGACGCGGCGGCCGCGATGACCGTGCTGCGGGGCGGTGTCATGCCCGATCTGCTGCTGACCGACGTCGGCTTGCCGGGCCTGAACGGCCGCCAGCTGGCCGACGCCGCGCGGGAATTACAGCCCAGCCAGAAGGTTCTGTTCGTCACCGGCTACGCGGCCAATGCCGTGGTGGGCGGCGGCGAATTCCTGGAACCGGGCATGTCCATATTGATGAAGCCTTTCGAGGTGGGTGAACTGACGGCCAAGGTGGCGGAGATGCTGGAGAGCCGTCACTGA
- a CDS encoding DUF4142 domain-containing protein produces the protein MAYFSRLECTFTRTPESALIRRPGRTLKWKVFGNALLCATLLLAAGASHAANLARGDQRFLLQAAQAGLFEVAAGKLALAQSTNDDVKAYAQMMVDDHTDVGKALEALAASKGATLPTEPSRAQQSVLRQLQNSQRNRFDRAFVEKVAVTAHNDAVKLFTNAARNARDGDIKAFAEKNLPILQAHLEKGRALRTTVLNSHPAGWLGDHQPAPGSTPTPAPMPTTPSQKSPAAPVSPVSPASPTAPASVVPGK, from the coding sequence ATGGCTTACTTCAGCAGGCTCGAATGCACGTTCACCCGCACGCCCGAATCCGCGCTCATCCGCAGGCCCGGGCGCACGCTCAAATGGAAGGTCTTCGGCAATGCGCTGCTATGCGCCACCCTGCTGCTGGCGGCGGGGGCCAGCCACGCCGCCAATCTGGCGCGGGGCGACCAGCGCTTCCTGTTGCAGGCGGCGCAGGCGGGGTTGTTCGAGGTCGCTGCCGGCAAACTGGCGCTGGCGCAGTCGACCAACGATGATGTGAAGGCCTATGCCCAGATGATGGTCGACGATCATACGGACGTCGGCAAGGCGCTGGAGGCCCTGGCTGCCAGCAAGGGCGCCACCTTGCCCACCGAGCCGTCGCGGGCCCAGCAGTCCGTGCTCAGGCAGTTGCAGAATTCCCAGCGCAATCGCTTCGACCGCGCTTTCGTGGAAAAAGTGGCCGTCACGGCGCACAACGACGCCGTCAAGCTGTTCACCAACGCGGCGAGGAATGCCAGGGATGGCGACATCAAGGCCTTTGCCGAGAAGAACCTGCCCATCCTCCAGGCGCATCTGGAAAAAGGGCGGGCCTTGCGGACTACCGTGCTGAACAGTCATCCCGCTGGCTGGCTGGGCGACCATCAGCCGGCGCCCGGCTCGACACCGACCCCGGCGCCCATGCCCACCACGCCGTCGCAGAAATCCCCGGCGGCGCCGGTGTCCCCGGTCTCCCCCGCCTCGCCCACCGCGCCCGCGAGCGTCGTCCCGGGCAAGTAG
- a CDS encoding hemerythrin domain-containing protein has protein sequence MDKADIPLAQRDALGLMLDDHLKIKHLFKAFGREKDAETREAIAHEACLTLTVIAQIEEELFYPYVRAQNEAAFGPLIDKAMVEHSCIRSLIAQIQGMTSEDSLFYAKVAVLGELTSHHVNGEEGELFPKLIVMNEDLREIGAKMHQRKEEITVEAHIA, from the coding sequence ATGGACAAGGCTGATATTCCTCTCGCCCAGCGCGACGCTCTAGGTCTGATGCTGGACGACCACCTCAAGATCAAACACCTTTTCAAGGCTTTCGGCCGTGAAAAGGATGCCGAGACCCGCGAGGCCATTGCCCACGAAGCGTGCCTGACCCTGACGGTCATCGCGCAAATCGAGGAAGAGCTCTTCTACCCCTACGTCCGTGCCCAGAACGAGGCGGCTTTTGGTCCGCTGATCGACAAGGCCATGGTGGAGCATTCGTGCATCCGCAGCCTGATCGCGCAGATCCAGGGCATGACGTCGGAAGACAGCCTGTTTTACGCCAAGGTGGCCGTGCTGGGTGAATTGACCAGCCACCACGTCAACGGCGAAGAGGGCGAGCTGTTCCCGAAGCTGATCGTCATGAACGAAGACTTGCGCGAAATCGGTGCAAAGATGCACCAGCGCAAGGAAGAAATTACCGTCGAAGCGCACATCGCTTAA
- a CDS encoding DUF1800 family protein: protein MPVSMPAMPTSSSAAPSASAAPAAADRPTPGQASRFLAQATFGPTRAEIERVVAIGYGRWIDEQRAAPPSQTHFDWLVATGRNTEAFKGNGINAPLEATLWRKFIAAPDQLRTRAAFAFSEIFVINTLSISASWPMFGGAAFMDTLAAHSLGNFRDMLEAVTRSLQMGCMLTYRGSRKEDVKTGRSPDENYAREVMQLFTIGLYELNPDGTLKLRDGKAVETYTNDDVRGLAKVFTGWDLAGPETDPECQRRPMALNPANHSMSEKRFLGKVVAPGTGGVESLRIALDTLCAHPNVGPFIGTQLIQRLVTSNPSPAYVGRVAAVFADNGKGQRGDLGAVLRAVLLDRDARQPDLESPTWGKVREPIVRFAAWARAFGATSRNGKWEMPDTTDSTVRLGQSPLKAPSVFNFFRPRFTPPNTVIAQMGLVAPEFQITDETSVAGYLNFLAIYVDRGWEDLQTDYAAEVALADDTQALLRHIVLLLAGDAFSTATTQVIANAVAEIPAQRKLDRVRAAITLVAATPEYLVQK, encoded by the coding sequence ATGCCCGTTTCAATGCCCGCCATGCCCACATCCTCTTCCGCCGCGCCGTCCGCGTCGGCGGCGCCCGCCGCCGCCGACCGTCCCACGCCGGGCCAGGCTTCGCGCTTCCTGGCGCAAGCCACTTTCGGTCCCACCCGAGCCGAGATCGAGCGCGTCGTGGCCATCGGTTATGGCCGCTGGATCGACGAGCAGCGGGCCGCGCCGCCGTCGCAGACGCACTTCGACTGGCTGGTGGCCACGGGCAGGAATACCGAAGCCTTCAAGGGCAACGGCATCAATGCCCCGCTGGAAGCCACGCTGTGGCGCAAATTCATCGCGGCGCCCGACCAGTTGCGCACACGCGCCGCGTTCGCGTTCTCGGAAATCTTCGTCATCAACACCCTGTCCATTTCCGCCTCCTGGCCCATGTTTGGCGGGGCGGCCTTCATGGACACCCTGGCCGCGCACAGCCTGGGCAATTTTCGCGACATGCTGGAAGCCGTCACCCGCAGCCTGCAGATGGGCTGCATGCTGACCTATCGCGGCAGCCGCAAGGAAGATGTGAAGACCGGCCGCTCACCCGACGAAAACTACGCACGCGAGGTGATGCAGCTGTTCACGATAGGCCTGTACGAACTGAATCCCGACGGCACGCTCAAGCTGCGCGACGGCAAGGCCGTGGAAACCTATACCAACGACGACGTGCGCGGCCTGGCCAAAGTGTTCACCGGCTGGGACCTGGCTGGCCCGGAAACCGATCCGGAGTGCCAGCGCCGCCCCATGGCCCTGAATCCCGCCAACCATTCGATGTCGGAAAAGCGCTTTCTGGGAAAGGTCGTCGCGCCGGGCACCGGCGGGGTCGAATCCCTGCGTATCGCCCTGGACACCTTGTGCGCCCATCCCAACGTCGGTCCTTTCATCGGCACCCAACTCATCCAGCGGCTGGTCACCAGCAATCCGAGCCCGGCCTATGTGGGGCGCGTGGCGGCGGTGTTCGCCGACAACGGCAAGGGCCAGCGGGGGGACCTGGGGGCGGTGTTGCGGGCCGTGCTGCTGGATCGCGACGCACGCCAGCCCGATCTCGAGTCGCCGACCTGGGGCAAGGTGCGTGAACCCATCGTGCGCTTCGCGGCCTGGGCGCGGGCCTTCGGCGCCACGTCCCGCAACGGCAAGTGGGAGATGCCCGATACCACCGACAGCACGGTGCGCCTGGGGCAGAGCCCTTTGAAGGCGCCGTCCGTGTTCAATTTCTTTCGCCCCCGCTTTACACCGCCCAACACGGTCATTGCACAAATGGGCCTGGTGGCGCCGGAGTTCCAGATCACCGACGAAACCAGCGTGGCGGGCTACCTCAACTTCCTGGCGATCTATGTCGATCGGGGCTGGGAGGATCTGCAGACCGATTACGCCGCGGAAGTCGCTCTGGCCGACGATACGCAAGCGCTGTTGCGGCATATCGTGCTGCTGCTGGCGGGCGACGCGTTCAGCACCGCCACAACCCAAGTCATCGCGAACGCGGTGGCGGAGATCCCCGCGCAGCGCAAACTGGATCGCGTGCGGGCGGCCATCACGCTGGTCGCCGCCACGCCTGAATACCTGGTGCAGAAATGA
- a CDS encoding DUF1501 domain-containing protein produces MTDATRREFLRRASLLGVSGSAAPLALQLAALGAAAAVAAPAQAAGGNPAAGAAPVNDYKALVCVFLYGGNDPYNTIVPYDPASHARYFQARADIALARDKLSATALKPRDALPGDQAFALAPGLAPLLPWFERGQLAVQLNVGPLSVPTSKRDYVGARVPLPPKLFSHNDQQSYWQALAPEGATSGWGGRLADLFLAANGNATFTGVTAGGSALLLAGHHVNAYRVSPAGSTPIELLQRDTYGSSTCTALLRQLITQSNEHLFERQHAATVARSISADARLRTALARTTVAGAFATPLAAQLKIVARMIAARDTLGMRRQVFFVTQNGYDNHDGLNDIHPGLLRELGGAMAEFQQALDGLGVARQVTTFTASEFGRTLVSNGNGSDHGWGGHHLVMGGAVRGGRFYGKHPELALDGPGFVDHGRMLPDVAVDQFGATLASWFGAGAASLNDVFPNLRRFDGHDLGFMEDPAKA; encoded by the coding sequence ATGACAGATGCGACTCGGCGTGAATTCCTGCGGCGTGCTTCCTTGCTGGGTGTGAGCGGCAGCGCCGCGCCGCTGGCCTTGCAACTGGCCGCGCTGGGCGCGGCGGCGGCCGTCGCCGCGCCCGCGCAGGCGGCAGGCGGCAACCCGGCGGCAGGCGCGGCGCCCGTCAACGATTACAAGGCCCTGGTCTGCGTTTTTCTCTACGGCGGTAACGATCCCTACAACACCATCGTGCCTTACGATCCCGCGAGTCACGCCCGTTATTTCCAGGCGCGCGCGGATATCGCCCTGGCCCGCGACAAGCTGAGCGCCACGGCGCTCAAGCCCAGGGACGCGCTGCCGGGCGACCAGGCCTTTGCTCTCGCGCCCGGCCTGGCGCCGCTGCTGCCGTGGTTCGAACGGGGCCAGTTGGCCGTGCAGTTGAACGTGGGGCCCTTGTCCGTGCCGACCAGCAAGCGCGACTACGTCGGCGCGCGCGTGCCGCTGCCGCCCAAGCTGTTCTCGCACAACGACCAGCAGTCCTATTGGCAGGCACTGGCGCCGGAAGGCGCGACGTCCGGCTGGGGCGGGCGGCTGGCGGACCTGTTCCTGGCGGCCAATGGCAATGCCACGTTCACGGGGGTCACCGCCGGCGGCAGCGCGCTGTTGCTCGCGGGCCATCACGTCAATGCTTACCGGGTCAGCCCCGCGGGTTCCACGCCTATCGAACTGCTGCAGCGGGACACCTATGGGTCGAGCACCTGCACCGCCTTGTTGCGGCAATTGATCACGCAATCCAACGAGCATCTGTTCGAGCGTCAGCATGCGGCCACCGTGGCGCGTTCCATCAGCGCCGATGCGCGCCTGCGGACCGCGCTGGCGCGCACGACGGTGGCGGGCGCCTTCGCCACGCCATTGGCCGCGCAGCTGAAGATCGTGGCGCGCATGATCGCCGCGCGCGACACCCTGGGCATGCGGCGCCAGGTGTTCTTCGTCACGCAGAACGGCTATGACAACCATGATGGCCTGAACGACATCCACCCCGGCCTGCTGCGCGAACTGGGCGGCGCCATGGCCGAGTTCCAGCAGGCGCTGGACGGCCTGGGCGTGGCGCGCCAGGTCACCACGTTCACGGCATCGGAGTTCGGCCGAACGCTGGTGTCCAACGGCAATGGCTCCGATCACGGCTGGGGCGGCCACCACCTGGTCATGGGCGGCGCGGTGCGCGGTGGGCGCTTCTACGGCAAGCATCCCGAGCTGGCCCTGGATGGTCCCGGTTTCGTCGATCATGGCCGCATGTTGCCTGACGTGGCGGTGGACCAGTTCGGCGCCACGTTGGCGAGCTGGTTCGGGGCGGGGGCTGCGTCGCTCAATGACGTTTTTCCGAACCTGCGCCGCTTCGACGGCCACGATCTGGGGTTCATGGAGGATCCCGCCAAGGCTTAG
- a CDS encoding lytic transglycosylase domain-containing protein, whose product MGLLSVTALAMGPQAAQAGEIYRYRDPFGIPRAMVVPKGYAKYYQRAQSRAKARAPVSLLAQSRPLTLTDIAALGAVDLDGNDDGQRVRDLFGHPGMESYRGIITKAAAAAGVDSALLGAIIAVESGFRKDARSPKGALGLMQLMPGTAASLVKQEDIEAALVDPATNVNAGSRHLRSLLDRYPGRLDLALAAYNAGPGAVAKYDDVPPYAETRQYVRDVIALYARYKNGH is encoded by the coding sequence GTGGGCCTGTTGAGCGTGACGGCGTTGGCCATGGGGCCGCAAGCCGCCCAGGCCGGCGAGATCTACCGTTACCGGGACCCGTTCGGTATTCCACGCGCCATGGTGGTGCCCAAGGGATACGCCAAGTATTACCAGCGAGCCCAGTCACGCGCGAAGGCACGGGCGCCCGTGTCCTTGTTGGCGCAGAGCCGGCCGCTGACGTTGACGGACATCGCCGCACTGGGCGCGGTGGATCTGGATGGCAACGACGACGGTCAGCGCGTGCGCGATCTGTTCGGGCATCCGGGCATGGAAAGCTACCGCGGCATCATCACCAAGGCCGCGGCCGCGGCAGGCGTGGACAGTGCCTTGCTGGGCGCCATCATCGCGGTGGAGTCGGGCTTCCGCAAGGACGCCCGCTCGCCCAAGGGCGCGCTAGGCCTGATGCAGCTGATGCCCGGCACGGCGGCCAGCCTGGTGAAGCAGGAAGATATCGAAGCGGCGCTGGTGGACCCGGCCACCAACGTCAATGCGGGCTCGCGCCATCTGCGCAGCCTGCTGGATCGTTACCCCGGGCGTCTGGACCTGGCCCTGGCCGCCTACAATGCGGGGCCCGGTGCCGTGGCCAAGTACGATGACGTGCCGCCTTATGCGGAAACCCGGCAATATGTGCGCGACGTCATCGCTTTGTACGCTCGGTATAAAAACGGGCATTGA
- a CDS encoding phosphatase PAP2 family protein translates to MHAFWVFLSDIGESRLLVPAAVVATLFLVSSERATVFKWACACALAASVVLVSKLAFLGWGYGWEALDFTGFSGHSMVSAAIYPVLGFALGNVHSARGARWGAAAGALLAILIGISRLYLNAHSPSEVISGLLIGGLASGVVLVKWPDHRSGLRVGAVALGFLLSAAVSYGVAPKARTHDLVVIMALKLSGAEQPYTRQALNWKR, encoded by the coding sequence ATGCATGCGTTTTGGGTATTTCTGTCGGACATCGGCGAGTCTCGTCTGCTGGTGCCGGCTGCCGTGGTGGCCACGCTGTTTTTGGTGTCCTCGGAGCGCGCCACGGTTTTCAAGTGGGCCTGCGCGTGCGCGCTGGCCGCGTCGGTCGTGCTCGTTTCCAAGCTTGCGTTCCTGGGCTGGGGCTACGGCTGGGAAGCCCTCGATTTCACGGGTTTCAGCGGCCACTCGATGGTCAGCGCGGCCATCTATCCCGTGCTGGGCTTTGCCCTGGGCAATGTGCATTCGGCGCGCGGCGCGCGTTGGGGTGCCGCGGCGGGCGCGCTGCTGGCCATCCTGATCGGCATCTCGCGCCTGTACCTGAACGCCCATTCGCCGTCGGAGGTGATCTCGGGCCTGCTGATCGGCGGCCTGGCTTCCGGCGTGGTGCTGGTGAAGTGGCCCGACCATCGCTCGGGCTTGCGCGTGGGCGCGGTGGCGCTGGGTTTCCTGCTGTCCGCCGCGGTCAGCTATGGCGTCGCGCCGAAAGCCCGCACGCACGATCTGGTGGTGATCATGGCGCTCAAATTGTCGGGCGCCGAACAGCCTTATACGCGCCAGGCCCTGAACTGGAAACGCTGA